One window of the Shimwellia blattae DSM 4481 = NBRC 105725 genome contains the following:
- the aceE gene encoding pyruvate dehydrogenase (acetyl-transferring), homodimeric type, protein MSERLLNDVDPIETRDWQQAIESVIREEGVERAQFLIDQLLSEARKGGVQVAAGAGASTYTNTIAVEDEPEYPGNLDLERRIRSAIRWNAIMTVLHASKKDLELGGHMASYQSSATIYEVCFNHFFRARTDADGGDLVYFQGHISPGIYARAFLEGRLTEEQMNNFRQEVHGKGLSSYPHPKLMPEFWQFPTVSMGLGPIGAIYQAKFLKYLEHRGLKDTSKQTVYAFLGDGEMDEPESKGAITIATREKLDNLVFIINCNLQRLDGPVTGNGKIINELEGIFAGAGWNVLKVIWGGRWDELLRKDTSGKLLQLMGETVDGDYQTFKSKDGAYVREHFFGKYPETAALVADWTDEQIWALNRGGHDPKKVYAALKKAQETKGKATVILAHTIKGYGMGETAEGKNIAHQVKKMNMDGVRYIRDRFNVPVSDEDLPKLPFITFPENSEEYKYLHGQREKLNGYLPSRRTHFSEKLEIPALEDFQPLLEEQNKEISTTIAFVRALNVMLKNKSIKDRLVPIIADEARTFGMEGLFRQIGIYSPNGQQYTPQDREQVAYYKEDEKGQILQEGINELGAGASWLAAATSYSTNDLPMIPFYIYYSMFGFQRIGDLCWQAGDQQARGFLIGGTSGRTTLNGEGLQHEDGHSHIQSLTIPNCISYDPSYAYEVAVIMHDGLERMYGEKQENVYYYITTLNENYHMPAMPEGAEEGIRKGIYKLETLAGSKGKVQLLGSGSMLRHVREAAQILAKDYGVGSDVYSVTSFTELARDGQDCERWNMLHPLETPRVPYIAQVMNDAPAVASTDYMKLFAEQVRTYVPADDYRVLGTDGFGRSDSRENLRHHFEVDASYVVVAALGELAKRGEIDKKVVADAIVKFNIDADKVNPRLA, encoded by the coding sequence ATGTCAGAACGTTTACTTAATGACGTGGATCCGATCGAAACTCGCGACTGGCAGCAGGCGATCGAATCGGTTATCCGTGAAGAAGGTGTAGAGCGCGCACAGTTCCTGATTGATCAGTTACTGAGCGAAGCCCGTAAAGGTGGCGTGCAGGTAGCTGCTGGTGCCGGGGCGTCCACTTACACTAACACTATTGCCGTTGAAGATGAGCCGGAATACCCGGGGAATCTGGATCTGGAACGTCGTATCCGTTCAGCGATTCGCTGGAACGCCATCATGACTGTACTGCACGCGTCCAAAAAAGATCTGGAGCTGGGCGGCCACATGGCGTCTTATCAGTCTTCCGCCACGATTTATGAAGTGTGCTTTAACCACTTCTTCCGCGCCCGTACTGATGCAGACGGCGGCGATCTGGTGTACTTCCAGGGGCATATCTCCCCGGGGATCTACGCCCGCGCATTCCTGGAAGGTCGTCTGACCGAAGAGCAGATGAACAACTTCCGTCAGGAAGTACACGGAAAAGGTCTGTCCTCTTACCCGCACCCGAAACTGATGCCGGAATTCTGGCAGTTCCCGACCGTGTCCATGGGTCTTGGCCCGATTGGCGCAATCTATCAGGCGAAGTTCCTCAAATACCTGGAACACCGCGGCCTGAAAGACACCTCTAAGCAGACGGTATACGCTTTCCTGGGCGACGGCGAGATGGACGAGCCGGAATCCAAAGGTGCGATTACCATCGCGACCCGTGAAAAACTCGACAACCTGGTGTTCATCATCAACTGCAACCTGCAGCGTCTGGATGGCCCGGTAACCGGTAACGGCAAAATCATCAACGAACTGGAAGGTATCTTTGCGGGTGCCGGCTGGAACGTGCTGAAAGTTATCTGGGGCGGCCGCTGGGATGAGCTGCTGCGTAAAGACACCAGCGGTAAGCTGCTGCAGCTGATGGGCGAAACCGTTGACGGTGACTACCAGACCTTCAAATCCAAAGATGGTGCCTACGTGCGTGAGCACTTCTTCGGCAAATATCCGGAAACCGCCGCACTGGTGGCAGACTGGACTGATGAGCAGATCTGGGCCCTGAACCGTGGTGGTCACGATCCGAAGAAAGTATACGCTGCACTGAAAAAAGCGCAGGAAACCAAAGGCAAAGCGACCGTTATCCTTGCTCATACCATCAAAGGGTACGGCATGGGTGAAACCGCCGAAGGTAAAAACATCGCCCACCAGGTGAAGAAAATGAACATGGATGGCGTACGCTACATCCGCGATCGTTTCAATGTGCCGGTGTCTGATGAAGATCTGCCGAAACTGCCGTTCATCACCTTCCCTGAAAACAGCGAAGAGTACAAATATCTGCACGGCCAGCGTGAAAAACTGAACGGTTATCTGCCAAGCCGCCGTACCCACTTCTCTGAGAAGCTGGAAATTCCGGCGCTGGAAGATTTCCAGCCGCTGCTGGAAGAGCAGAATAAAGAGATTTCCACCACTATCGCGTTTGTGCGTGCCCTGAACGTGATGCTGAAGAACAAGTCCATTAAAGACCGTCTGGTGCCGATCATCGCCGATGAAGCGCGTACCTTCGGGATGGAAGGTCTGTTCCGCCAGATCGGTATCTACAGCCCGAACGGCCAGCAGTACACCCCACAGGACCGTGAGCAGGTGGCGTACTACAAAGAAGACGAAAAAGGCCAGATCCTGCAGGAAGGGATCAACGAACTGGGTGCCGGCGCATCCTGGCTGGCTGCTGCGACCTCCTACAGCACCAACGATCTGCCGATGATCCCGTTCTATATCTACTACTCCATGTTCGGGTTCCAGCGTATTGGTGACCTGTGCTGGCAGGCGGGCGACCAGCAGGCGCGCGGCTTCCTGATTGGCGGGACCTCCGGGCGTACTACCCTTAACGGTGAAGGTCTGCAGCACGAAGATGGCCACAGCCATATTCAGTCGCTGACTATCCCGAACTGTATCTCTTATGATCCGTCCTACGCCTATGAAGTGGCTGTCATCATGCATGATGGTCTGGAGCGTATGTACGGCGAAAAACAAGAGAACGTTTACTACTACATCACCACCCTGAACGAAAACTACCATATGCCGGCCATGCCGGAAGGGGCTGAGGAAGGTATCCGTAAAGGTATCTACAAACTCGAAACCCTGGCCGGTAGCAAAGGGAAAGTTCAGCTGCTGGGCTCTGGCTCTATGCTGCGCCACGTGCGTGAAGCGGCACAGATCCTGGCAAAAGACTACGGCGTGGGCTCTGATGTCTACAGCGTTACCTCCTTCACTGAGCTGGCCCGTGATGGTCAGGACTGTGAGCGCTGGAACATGCTACACCCGCTGGAAACCCCGCGTGTACCGTACATCGCTCAGGTGATGAACGACGCACCGGCCGTAGCATCCACTGACTATATGAAACTGTTCGCCGAGCAGGTTCGTACTTACGTACCGGCAGATGACTACCGCGTACTGGGTACTGACGGCTTCGGGCGCTCTGACAGCCGCGAAAACCTGCGCCACCACTTCGAAGTGGATGCGTCTTATGTGGTAGTGGCAGCGCTGGGCGAACTGGCTAAACGTGGCGAAATCGATAAGAAAGTGGTGGCGGATGCCATCGTTAAATTCAATATCGATGCAGATAAAGTTAACCCGCGTCTGGCGTAA
- the pdhR gene encoding pyruvate dehydrogenase complex transcriptional repressor PdhR: protein MAYSKIRQPKLSDVIEQQLEFLILEGTLRPGEKLPPERELAKQFDVSRPSLREAIQRLEAKGLLLRRQGGGTFVQSNLWQSFSDPLVELLSEHPESQFDLLETRHALEGIAAYYAALRGTGEDRERIRELHQAIELAQKSGDLDAESDAVMKYQIAVTEAAHNVVLLHLLRCMEPMLSQNVRQNFELLYARREMLPLVSDHRTRVFEAIMAGEPEQARVASHRHLAFIEDILLERSREHSRRERSLRRIQQRKD, encoded by the coding sequence ATGGCCTATAGCAAAATCCGCCAACCCAAATTATCCGATGTTATTGAGCAACAACTGGAGTTTTTGATCCTGGAAGGGACCTTACGCCCAGGGGAGAAGTTGCCACCGGAGCGGGAACTGGCAAAACAATTTGATGTGTCTCGCCCTTCGCTGAGAGAAGCCATCCAGCGTCTGGAAGCTAAAGGATTGCTGCTGCGCCGTCAGGGCGGCGGTACTTTCGTCCAGAGTAATCTCTGGCAGAGTTTCAGCGATCCGCTGGTAGAGCTGCTTTCTGAACACCCCGAATCCCAATTTGATCTGCTGGAAACCCGCCACGCACTGGAGGGGATCGCCGCATATTACGCCGCGCTGCGCGGCACCGGGGAAGACAGAGAGCGCATTCGCGAGCTGCACCAGGCAATTGAGCTGGCCCAGAAGTCTGGCGATCTGGATGCGGAATCCGATGCGGTCATGAAATACCAAATTGCGGTCACAGAAGCGGCACATAATGTGGTTCTGCTTCACCTGCTGCGCTGTATGGAGCCTATGCTGTCTCAGAATGTGCGTCAGAACTTTGAGTTACTGTACGCCCGCCGGGAGATGCTGCCGCTGGTTAGCGATCATCGTACCCGGGTGTTTGAGGCCATCATGGCCGGTGAGCCGGAGCAGGCCCGGGTGGCGTCCCATCGCCACCTGGCGTTTATTGAAGATATTTTGCTGGAGCGCAGCCGGGAGCACAGCCGCCGTGAGCGTTCGCTACGCCGCATCCAGCAGCGTAAAGATTAA
- the aroP gene encoding aromatic amino acid transporter AroP, translated as MMEGQQHSGTLKRGLKNRHIQLIALGGAIGTGLFLGSASVIQSAGPGILLGYAVAGFIAFLIMRQLGEMVVEEPVAGSFSHFAYKYWGGFAGFASGWNYWVLYVLVAMAELTAVGKYIQFWWPDIPTWVSAAAFFVVINAINLTNVKVFGEMEFWFAIIKVFAVVAMIIFGGWLLFSGNGGPQATVSNLWSQGGFLPHGITGLVMMMAIIMFSFGGLELVGITAAEADNPAESIPKATNQVIYRVLIFYIGSLAVLLSLLPWTRVTADTSPFVLIFHELGDAFVANALNVVVLTAALSVYNSCVYCNSRMLFGLAQQGNAPKALLNVDKRGVPVNTILVSALVTALCVLINYLAPESAFGLLMALVVSALVINWAMISLAHMKFRRAKQQQGVATRFPALFYPLGNWVCLLFMAAVLVIMLITPGMAISVYLIPVWIAVLGVGYLCKQKGANPVRA; from the coding sequence ATGATGGAAGGTCAACAGCACAGCGGCACGCTGAAACGCGGCCTTAAAAATCGCCATATCCAGCTTATTGCGCTGGGTGGCGCAATCGGCACCGGCCTGTTTCTGGGCAGTGCCTCGGTCATTCAGTCTGCCGGGCCCGGGATCTTACTGGGCTACGCCGTGGCCGGTTTTATCGCTTTTTTAATTATGCGCCAGCTCGGGGAGATGGTGGTTGAAGAGCCGGTCGCAGGCTCCTTTAGCCACTTCGCCTACAAATACTGGGGCGGTTTCGCCGGTTTTGCCTCTGGCTGGAACTACTGGGTGCTGTATGTGCTGGTCGCCATGGCGGAGCTGACCGCCGTTGGCAAATATATCCAGTTCTGGTGGCCGGACATTCCCACCTGGGTGTCGGCGGCGGCCTTCTTTGTGGTGATTAACGCCATCAACCTGACCAACGTAAAAGTGTTCGGTGAGATGGAGTTCTGGTTTGCCATCATCAAAGTGTTTGCGGTGGTTGCCATGATCATCTTTGGTGGCTGGCTGTTATTCAGCGGCAACGGCGGCCCGCAGGCCACGGTCAGCAACCTGTGGAGCCAGGGTGGCTTCCTGCCCCACGGTATCACCGGGCTGGTAATGATGATGGCGATCATTATGTTCTCGTTCGGCGGGCTGGAGCTGGTGGGCATTACCGCCGCGGAAGCAGATAACCCGGCAGAAAGCATTCCCAAAGCCACCAACCAGGTCATTTACCGGGTGCTGATTTTCTACATCGGCTCCCTGGCGGTGCTGCTCTCTCTGCTGCCCTGGACCCGGGTCACTGCCGATACCAGCCCGTTTGTGCTGATTTTTCACGAGCTCGGCGACGCCTTCGTTGCGAATGCCCTGAACGTGGTGGTACTGACGGCAGCCCTGTCGGTATATAACAGCTGCGTATACTGCAATAGCCGCATGCTGTTTGGCCTTGCCCAGCAGGGTAACGCGCCAAAAGCGCTGCTGAACGTAGACAAGCGCGGCGTACCGGTGAACACCATTCTGGTCTCGGCCCTGGTCACCGCTCTGTGCGTGCTGATCAACTACCTGGCGCCAGAATCCGCCTTTGGCCTGCTGATGGCGCTGGTGGTCTCTGCGCTGGTGATCAACTGGGCGATGATAAGCCTGGCCCATATGAAATTCCGCCGCGCGAAACAGCAACAAGGGGTCGCGACCCGCTTCCCGGCGCTGTTCTACCCGCTGGGCAACTGGGTATGCCTGCTGTTTATGGCGGCGGTACTGGTGATTATGCTGATAACCCCGGGGATGGCTATCTCGGTCTACCTGATTCCGGTGTGGATTGCCGTGCTGGGCGTGGGCTATTTGTGTAAACAGAAAGGCGCGAACCCTGTGCGCGCATGA
- a CDS encoding glycoside-pentoside-hexuronide (GPH):cation symporter, which produces MDNGKLSVREKIGYGMGDAGCNIIFGAIMLFVNYFYTDIFGLSPALVGVLLLSIRVVDAVTDPLMGAMADRTKTRWGRFRPWILWMAAPFALFSILMFTTPEWTYNSKVIYAFVTYFLLSITYTAINIPYCSLGSVITSDPQERVACQSYRFVMVGIATLILSLTLLPMAEWFGGENKARGYQLAMTVLALIGMCMFLFCFANVKERIHQAVPGKEDLKADLRDVWKNDQWVRILLLTLCNVCPGFIRMAATMYYVTWVMQQSTQFATLFISLGVVGMMFGSTLAKVLTDRWCKLKVFFWTNIALAIFSCGFWFLDPAATGLVMVMYFLLNILHQIPSPLHWSLMADVDDYGEWKTGKRITGISFSGNLFFLKVGLAVAGAMVGFLLSWFGYDASASQQSSAAIHGIMLLFTVIPGVGYLLTAGVVRLLKVDRELMKQIQADLEKRRTNYQELKTTQHVPSGDAARSPL; this is translated from the coding sequence ATGGATAATGGCAAACTATCGGTAAGAGAAAAAATCGGCTACGGCATGGGTGATGCGGGGTGCAACATCATCTTTGGTGCCATCATGTTGTTTGTTAATTATTTTTACACGGATATTTTCGGGCTTTCCCCGGCACTGGTCGGCGTATTGCTGTTGTCTATCCGGGTGGTAGATGCCGTCACAGACCCGCTCATGGGGGCCATGGCGGACCGGACCAAAACCCGCTGGGGGCGATTTCGTCCATGGATCCTGTGGATGGCGGCCCCGTTTGCCCTGTTCAGTATCCTGATGTTTACCACCCCGGAATGGACCTATAACAGCAAAGTTATCTATGCCTTTGTGACCTATTTTTTATTGTCCATTACCTATACCGCCATCAACATTCCTTACTGCTCACTGGGTAGCGTGATCACCAGCGACCCTCAGGAGCGTGTGGCCTGCCAGTCTTATCGCTTTGTGATGGTGGGAATTGCCACCCTGATCCTCTCCCTGACCCTACTGCCGATGGCGGAATGGTTTGGCGGGGAAAACAAGGCCAGAGGCTACCAGCTGGCAATGACCGTACTGGCACTGATCGGCATGTGTATGTTCCTGTTCTGCTTTGCCAACGTCAAAGAGCGCATTCACCAGGCGGTGCCGGGCAAAGAAGATCTTAAAGCGGATCTGCGCGATGTCTGGAAAAATGACCAGTGGGTGCGCATTCTGCTCCTCACCCTGTGTAACGTCTGCCCGGGCTTTATCCGCATGGCGGCAACCATGTACTACGTCACCTGGGTCATGCAACAAAGCACCCAGTTCGCCACCCTGTTTATCAGCCTCGGGGTGGTTGGCATGATGTTCGGGAGCACCCTGGCAAAAGTGCTGACCGATCGCTGGTGCAAGCTGAAAGTGTTCTTCTGGACCAACATCGCCCTGGCTATCTTCTCCTGTGGGTTCTGGTTCCTTGACCCCGCCGCCACCGGGCTGGTGATGGTGATGTACTTTCTGCTGAATATCCTGCACCAGATCCCCTCCCCGCTGCACTGGTCACTGATGGCGGATGTGGACGACTATGGGGAGTGGAAAACCGGCAAACGCATTACCGGTATTAGCTTCTCCGGCAATCTGTTTTTCCTTAAAGTGGGCCTGGCGGTTGCCGGGGCCATGGTAGGGTTTCTGCTCTCCTGGTTTGGTTACGACGCCAGCGCCAGCCAGCAAAGCAGTGCCGCCATTCACGGCATTATGCTGCTGTTTACCGTGATCCCGGGGGTGGGGTATCTGCTCACCGCCGGTGTGGTGCGCCTGCTGAAAGTTGACCGGGAACTGATGAAGCAAATCCAGGCGGATCTTGAAAAACGCCGCACTAACTACCAGGAACTCAAAACCACGCAACATGTTCCCTCCGGAGACGCTGCAAGGAGCCCATTATGA
- a CDS encoding family 43 glycosylhydrolase translates to MTSTPWPNPFIEQRADPFIQYHNGVYYFIASVPEYDRLEIRQARTIEGLRKAKATVVWRKPDTGPMGELIWAPELHRIDNKWYIYFAAAHTRALDAQGMFRHRMYVLECTDADPLTGTWQEKGQFVTPLDSFALDATTFSHQGKQWYLWAQKDPDIAGNTNLYLAEMATPWSLKGKPVMLSKPEYDWECRGFMVNEGPAVIRHGERLFITYSASATDENYCLGLLWIDQAADPLNPDNWHKSARPVFTTSYPNKQYGPGHNSFTRTPEGKDVLVYHARNYTEIEGDPLYDPGRHTRLKYLEWDTDGMPLFGEPPADNP, encoded by the coding sequence ATGACAAGCACGCCATGGCCCAATCCGTTTATTGAACAGCGGGCCGATCCCTTTATTCAGTACCACAACGGGGTGTATTACTTTATCGCATCGGTGCCGGAATACGATCGGCTGGAAATCCGCCAGGCCCGGACCATTGAGGGGCTACGTAAGGCAAAGGCCACAGTAGTATGGCGCAAACCGGACACCGGCCCGATGGGGGAGCTTATCTGGGCCCCCGAGCTTCACCGGATCGACAACAAGTGGTACATCTACTTTGCCGCCGCCCACACCCGGGCGCTGGACGCGCAGGGGATGTTCCGCCACCGCATGTATGTGCTGGAATGTACCGATGCAGACCCGCTCACCGGCACCTGGCAGGAGAAGGGCCAGTTTGTCACCCCACTGGACAGCTTCGCCCTGGATGCCACCACCTTCAGCCATCAGGGCAAACAGTGGTATCTGTGGGCCCAGAAGGATCCTGATATTGCCGGTAACACCAATCTGTATCTGGCGGAAATGGCCACGCCCTGGTCCCTGAAAGGCAAACCGGTGATGCTGTCAAAACCCGAGTATGACTGGGAGTGCCGGGGATTTATGGTGAATGAGGGGCCCGCAGTCATTCGCCACGGTGAGCGGCTGTTTATCACCTATTCCGCCAGCGCTACCGATGAGAATTACTGCCTCGGATTACTGTGGATTGATCAGGCGGCAGACCCCCTCAACCCGGATAACTGGCATAAATCGGCCCGGCCCGTGTTCACCACCAGCTACCCGAACAAACAGTACGGACCGGGGCATAACAGTTTTACCCGCACCCCGGAGGGTAAAGACGTGCTGGTGTACCACGCCCGCAATTATACGGAAATTGAAGGCGACCCCCTGTATGATCCCGGCCGCCATACCCGGCTTAAATACCTGGAGTGGGACACCGACGGTATGCCGCTATTTGGTGAGCCACCGGCAGATAACCCCTGA
- the ampE gene encoding beta-lactamase regulator AmpE, which translates to MTLFTLLLVIIQERLFKLGEHWQLDHRLAFVFRRVQHFSLLRTVGLAAGSMVVVWLCLRALQGLFFNVPLLVFWILVGLLCFGAGKARQHYHDYMKAAANNDFHACEAMSSELTLIHGVPADCDQVTFLRELQNALLWINFRYYLAPLFWFIVGGSWGPVTLVGYATLRAWQTWLARRKSPHDRQLSGVDALLHVLDWIPVRLVGVVYALLGHGEKALPAWFASLGDRHTSQYQVLTQLAQFSLARDVHDDKLKTPQLAVSMARKASCVVIVIVALLTIYGTLV; encoded by the coding sequence ATGACGCTGTTTACCCTGTTACTGGTGATTATCCAGGAGCGCCTGTTTAAGCTGGGGGAGCACTGGCAGCTGGATCACCGTCTGGCGTTTGTTTTCCGGCGGGTGCAGCATTTTTCGCTGCTGCGTACCGTGGGGCTGGCCGCGGGCAGTATGGTGGTGGTCTGGCTGTGCCTGCGGGCACTGCAGGGGCTGTTCTTTAATGTGCCGCTGCTGGTGTTCTGGATCCTGGTGGGGTTGCTGTGCTTCGGGGCCGGAAAGGCCCGCCAGCACTATCACGACTATATGAAAGCGGCGGCAAATAACGACTTTCACGCCTGCGAGGCCATGTCCTCTGAGCTGACGCTTATCCACGGGGTGCCTGCCGACTGCGATCAGGTGACATTCTTACGCGAGCTGCAAAACGCGCTGCTGTGGATCAATTTTCGTTATTACCTGGCGCCCCTGTTCTGGTTTATTGTCGGCGGCTCCTGGGGGCCGGTAACCCTGGTGGGGTACGCCACACTGCGGGCGTGGCAGACCTGGCTTGCCCGCCGCAAGTCGCCACATGATCGCCAGCTTTCCGGGGTAGATGCGCTGCTCCATGTGCTGGACTGGATCCCGGTGCGCCTGGTCGGGGTGGTGTATGCCCTGCTGGGCCACGGGGAAAAAGCGCTGCCCGCGTGGTTTGCCTCCCTCGGGGATCGCCATACCTCCCAGTACCAGGTGCTGACGCAACTGGCGCAGTTCTCTCTGGCGCGGGATGTGCACGATGACAAGCTGAAAACGCCGCAGCTGGCGGTGTCGATGGCCAGGAAGGCGTCCTGCGTGGTGATTGTGATTGTGGCGTTACTGACAATTTACGGCACGCTGGTGTGA
- the ampD gene encoding 1,6-anhydro-N-acetylmuramyl-L-alanine amidase AmpD, with protein sequence MQLTDGWLTTARHLPSPHFDDRPENESPSLLVVHNISLPPGQFGGPWIDALFLGTLDAQADPFFAEIAHLRVSAHCLIRRDGEIVQYVPFNKRAWHAGVSCYKGRERCNDFAIGIELEGTDTMPYTGAQYQQLAAVTRLLIAHYPQIADNMTGHCDIAPQRKTDPGPAFEWPKFRAMVAAAPDKESA encoded by the coding sequence ATGCAGCTCACCGATGGCTGGCTGACCACAGCACGTCACCTGCCTTCCCCGCATTTTGACGACCGCCCGGAGAACGAATCCCCTTCGTTGCTGGTGGTGCACAACATCAGTTTACCGCCGGGCCAGTTTGGCGGCCCGTGGATCGATGCGTTATTTCTCGGCACGCTTGACGCGCAGGCGGATCCGTTCTTCGCTGAAATTGCCCATTTACGGGTGTCTGCCCACTGCCTTATCCGGCGCGACGGCGAGATAGTCCAGTATGTGCCGTTTAATAAGCGGGCATGGCATGCGGGGGTCTCCTGCTATAAAGGGCGCGAGCGCTGTAATGATTTTGCCATTGGTATTGAGCTGGAAGGGACCGATACCATGCCCTATACCGGGGCCCAGTATCAGCAACTGGCGGCGGTAACGCGCTTACTGATAGCCCACTACCCGCAAATTGCCGACAATATGACCGGCCATTGCGATATTGCGCCGCAGCGTAAAACGGATCCCGGCCCGGCCTTTGAATGGCCTAAATTTCGCGCGATGGTCGCAGCCGCACCGGATAAGGAGAGCGCATGA
- the nadC gene encoding carboxylating nicotinate-nucleotide diphosphorylase, translated as MPPRRYNPDSRREDLLERINLDVPEIVSRALREDLGGEVDASNDITAQLLPADSQSHARVITREDGVFCGKRWVEEVFIQLGGDVVVTWHVEDGDAVRADQTLFELQGPSRILLTGERTALNFVQTLSGVASEVRTYVDLLSGTRTQLLDTRKTLPGLRSALKYAVLCGGGSNHRLGLSDAFLIKENHIISSGSVRAAVEKAFWLHPDVPVEVEVENLDELEDALHAGADIIMLDNFDIDQMREAVQRTAGKARLEVSGNVTKETIRAFASTGVDYISVGALTKHVHALDLSMRFH; from the coding sequence ATGCCACCCCGCCGTTATAACCCCGACAGCCGCCGCGAAGATCTCCTTGAGCGTATCAACCTGGATGTTCCCGAAATCGTCTCCCGTGCCCTGCGCGAAGATCTCGGGGGCGAAGTTGACGCCAGCAACGATATCACCGCCCAGCTTTTACCGGCTGATAGCCAGTCCCATGCGCGGGTCATCACCCGTGAAGATGGCGTCTTTTGCGGCAAGCGCTGGGTCGAAGAAGTATTTATTCAGCTGGGGGGCGATGTGGTCGTGACCTGGCACGTTGAAGACGGTGATGCCGTCCGCGCCGATCAGACCCTGTTTGAGCTGCAGGGCCCCTCCCGGATCCTGCTGACCGGGGAGCGTACCGCGCTGAATTTTGTCCAGACCCTTTCCGGGGTCGCCTCCGAGGTGCGCACCTACGTTGACCTGCTCAGCGGCACCCGCACCCAGTTACTGGATACCCGTAAAACCCTCCCCGGCCTGCGCAGCGCGCTGAAATACGCCGTACTGTGCGGCGGCGGCAGTAACCACCGCCTCGGCCTGTCTGATGCGTTTCTTATCAAAGAAAACCATATTATCTCTTCCGGCTCAGTGCGCGCCGCCGTTGAAAAAGCCTTCTGGCTGCACCCGGATGTGCCGGTCGAGGTGGAGGTGGAAAATCTCGACGAGCTGGAAGATGCGCTGCATGCAGGGGCAGATATCATCATGCTGGACAACTTTGATATCGACCAGATGCGCGAAGCCGTACAGCGCACGGCGGGGAAAGCCCGGCTGGAGGTCTCCGGCAACGTCACTAAAGAGACGATCCGCGCGTTTGCCAGTACCGGTGTGGACTACATCTCGGTCGGTGCGCTGACCAAGCATGTTCACGCCCTCGATTTATCCATGCGCTTTCACTAA
- the ppdD gene encoding prepilin peptidase-dependent pilin: MGKQQGFTLIELMIVIGIIAILSATGIPAYQNYLRKAALTDMLQTFLPLRTAVELCALDQGGIAGCNSGSHGIPERQSSRYVSALSISNGVITLTGQESLTGLTVTMTPRWSNSDGLSSWQRQCRAGSDSALQQACENVFRYNDGGTPPPAEGAGA; the protein is encoded by the coding sequence ATGGGAAAACAACAGGGCTTTACCCTGATCGAGCTGATGATTGTCATCGGTATTATTGCCATTCTCAGCGCGACCGGGATCCCCGCCTACCAGAACTACCTGCGTAAGGCGGCGCTCACCGATATGCTGCAAACCTTTCTGCCGCTGCGCACCGCGGTGGAGCTGTGCGCCCTGGATCAGGGGGGCATTGCGGGCTGCAATAGCGGCAGCCACGGTATTCCGGAGCGCCAGAGCTCGCGCTATGTCTCTGCGCTGAGTATCAGTAACGGCGTTATCACCCTTACAGGCCAGGAGAGCCTGACCGGGCTCACGGTGACCATGACCCCCCGCTGGAGCAACAGCGACGGGCTGAGCAGCTGGCAGCGACAGTGCCGGGCCGGCAGCGACAGCGCGCTACAGCAGGCCTGCGAAAATGTGTTCCGCTATAACGACGGTGGCACTCCCCCACCAGCCGAAGGGGCTGGCGCATGA